From Paenibacillus sp. PL2-23:
ATTGGACAGCTGATCGACTGTTATGGCATCGTGACCAAGGAGCTTGTATCGGCGTATACGCCGTTCCGGTGGGACGAGGTGCTGCCCGTGCTGAACAGGCTGGAGGAATGGGGGAATATGACGAGAGGCATATTCGTGGAGGGCGCCGCGGCCATCCAGTTCACGACGCCGGAGCTCGCAGGAAGCCTTCGCTCCGCAGCGCAGGAGCTGCAAGGAGAGGGCGTAACCGTGCTCTCGGCGATGGATCCCGCTAATCCGTACGGACTGTTCATGGAATGGCCCGCCAAAACTCATGCTTCCCAGTCATTCGGCAGAAAGAAGGGCAGCTATGTCGCGCTCAGCGGCTCTGAATGGACTTATTGGGTGGAGAGCAATGGCAAACGGATATTCAGCATGAAGGAGAACGGAGGCGGGGCGGCCACGCATACGGAGGAGCTGTCTGAGAAGGCATACGAGCTGCGCAGGCTGGCGCTGAAGACGACACTCCGTGTCATTCTCCGGCAGCAGGGTTTGACCAAAATGGTGATCGACGAGTGGGACGGCGTCCCTGTAACGGAGTCCCAGGGAGAGGTCTTGCTGCAGGAGCTTGGAGCTGAGCGGGATCGGCATTCCTACGTTCTCTGGCTGAGCCAATTGGAAAAGGCGTAGCCTCTATTGGGCGGAGCAAGTCGGCGATTAGGCCGGCTGTTGCTCCGCCTTTTTGTTATTTTTTTTTCGACAAAATTCTTTATAAGCATCGTTTATGAAATGTGATACGCAATTTCGCGGATTTTAATTATAAGATTATCTTATATAACATACTCTATTCGTCATGTAAACCATGCAATTGGCTATCATGAGGCAGGATATGGCAGGAAAAAGGAGAAGAGGGCAGGTCAGCTCCCCTCTGCCGCAGAGAGCCCCATATACGCTAAAATATCGCTTGTTACTGGAAATGACCTCCAGCGCCATTCATGTTAGCCTTTTAAGTGTTCCAAAAAACAAGAAAGGTTGGGATAACAAGTGCGAGGAAAATGGTTGACCTTGCTGCTGCTGCTGCCCGCTTTGCTAATCGGCGCATGCGGCGTGGACGGCGGAAGCTCGTCCAGCGGCAAAGGTGGAGACAAAGCGGAGGGGCAGACTACCTTGGAGAAGGCGGTCGAGCAAGGCTATGTAACAATTGGGTTCGCAGGGGAAAATCCATACGCGTACAAAAACGAGAATGGTGAGCTGACTGGCGAAGCGGTTGAAATTGCGCGCGTCATACTGAAGCGTCTCGGCATAGAGGAAATGCGCGGGGAATTAACAGAATTTTCTGCCTTAATAGCGGGCTTAAACTCCAATCGGTTCGATATGATCACCGCGGGCATGTTTATTAATCCAGAGCGCTGCGAGGCGGTGCTGTTCGCGGATCCGGAATACAGCATTGGCGAAGGGCTGGCCGTTCAGGCGGGCAATCCACTAGGGTTGAACAGCTACCAAGCTATCGCTGAGAACAAGGACGCGAAGATAGCGGTTATGGCTGGCGCAGTGGAGATCGGATATCTGACAGCCTCAGGCGTGGCAGAAAGCCAGATGGTCATTGTGCCCGATCAGGACGCAGCCATCAGCGCGCTGCAATCCGGCAGGGCGGACGCCATGACGATGACAGGACCGGCGCTGCAATCCAGATTGACGGAAGCCGCCGACAGCAGCATCGAACGCGTAATGGATTTCGAGCAGCCTGTCGTTGACGGGAAGAGCGTCCGCGGCTACGGCGCGACAGCATTCCGCATGGAGGACACGTCCTTCCGTGACGCCTTCAACGCGGAGCTTGCCAAGATGAAGGAAAGCGGCGAGCTGTTGGAAATTCTCCAGAGCTTCGGCTTTACAGAGCAGGAGCTTCCAGGCGACATGACGGCAGCGAAGCTGTGCCAAGCGTAACGTGCTGGATACCATTCTGAGCTGGCTGCCGTTCCTTGGGCAAGGCGCGCTGGTGACCATTAAGATTACGCTGCTCTCGGGCTGCGTCGCGATGGTGTTCGCGATGCTGTCAGGATTAGGACGACTGTCCTCGATTCCTCCAATTCGCTGGCTGTCGATCGGGTACATAGAGCTGTTCCGCGCGGCTTCGCTGCTAGTGCTGCTATTCTGGGTATACTTTGCGCTGCCAATGGCGGGACTTGAGCTGTCCAAAACCTGGTCGGCGGTGCTGGCTATCGGATTAAATATTGGAGCGTATGGCGGAGAGATCGTGAGGAGCTCCATCCAGGCGGTTCCGCGGGGCCAATATGAAGCATCCATTGCGCTTAATTTGTCCCCTTACCGGCGGCTGACGCAAATCGTGCTGCCGCAGGCGATTGTGCGGATGCTGCCGCCAATGGGCAATTTGTGGATCGAAATGCTGAAGTCAACATCCCTTGTCTTCTTCATTACGATGTCAGATTTGACCTATGAGGCGATGATTCTGCGCAACAATTATTATTCGGATACGCCGGTCATCTTCGGCCTGCTGCTCCTAATTTATTATTTGCTCTCCACCTGCATTTCGCTGCCCATCTCATGGCTGGAGCGCAAGATGACAGTGTGGAGGTGACGCAGCGATATGTGGAATTGGGAGTACGCAGGTGAAGTAGCAGGCATTCTGCTGAAGGCGGTGCCGAACGTCCTGCTTGCCACCTTATGCGGCTTTGTGCTGGCAGCCGTGCTTGGCTTGGCATTCGCAGCGCTGCTTCGTTCGCGCTTCAAGCTGATTAGCCGTACGACAGCGGCAATCGTTCATTTTATTCGCAGCACGCCGCTGCTCGTCCAATTGTTTTTTCTCTATTACAGCTTGCCCATGCTGACACCGTTGTCGATGTCAGCGTTTGTAACAGGGGTTATCGGGCTCGGGCTGCATTACGCAACTTACATGTCCGAGGTGTATCGCTCTGGCATTGACGGTGTGCCGAAGGGGCAATGGGAGGCGGCAACTGCGCTGAACCTGTCGAAGAGCCGCACATGGGGTACGGTAATCCTGCCCCAGGCCATCCCGCCCGTCGTGCCCATAATGGGCAATTATCTCATCGTTATATTCAAGGAAAC
This genomic window contains:
- the ehuB gene encoding ectoine/hydroxyectoine ABC transporter substrate-binding protein EhuB, whose translation is MRGKWLTLLLLLPALLIGACGVDGGSSSSGKGGDKAEGQTTLEKAVEQGYVTIGFAGENPYAYKNENGELTGEAVEIARVILKRLGIEEMRGELTEFSALIAGLNSNRFDMITAGMFINPERCEAVLFADPEYSIGEGLAVQAGNPLGLNSYQAIAENKDAKIAVMAGAVEIGYLTASGVAESQMVIVPDQDAAISALQSGRADAMTMTGPALQSRLTEAADSSIERVMDFEQPVVDGKSVRGYGATAFRMEDTSFRDAFNAELAKMKESGELLEILQSFGFTEQELPGDMTAAKLCQA
- the ehuC gene encoding ectoine/hydroxyectoine ABC transporter permease subunit EhuC; the encoded protein is MLDTILSWLPFLGQGALVTIKITLLSGCVAMVFAMLSGLGRLSSIPPIRWLSIGYIELFRAASLLVLLFWVYFALPMAGLELSKTWSAVLAIGLNIGAYGGEIVRSSIQAVPRGQYEASIALNLSPYRRLTQIVLPQAIVRMLPPMGNLWIEMLKSTSLVFFITMSDLTYEAMILRNNYYSDTPVIFGLLLLIYYLLSTCISLPISWLERKMTVWR
- the ehuD gene encoding ectoine/hydroxyectoine ABC transporter permease subunit EhuD, with product MWNWEYAGEVAGILLKAVPNVLLATLCGFVLAAVLGLAFAALLRSRFKLISRTTAAIVHFIRSTPLLVQLFFLYYSLPMLTPLSMSAFVTGVIGLGLHYATYMSEVYRSGIDGVPKGQWEAATALNLSKSRTWGTVILPQAIPPVVPIMGNYLIVIFKETPTLSAITFIELLLRAKNEVSISFRVFEPYTIVGVIFIAGSLTMSLAITQLEKRWARNRAS